A window of the Sneathiella sp. P13V-1 genome harbors these coding sequences:
- a CDS encoding glycosyltransferase family 4 protein, translating to MSNDMRNAAIFYEADGFQTTGVRLLGRQAAGESFLKGYALHANVDKFHCLTDRREKFLQFQQQVAGYRGQPTAYNWVHPLRLEQMREAGSVFYSGPGITPFAWQRRYTSPSDFSLCGLTHTTCSYEAIHSITELMTGPVEEWDALICTSQSVKKTVDYLLDNWAEHLGERTGAKPKVRVQLPVIPLGINCDDFLADDETEAYVRKFKTEHGIGETDIVILYVGRLAAHAKAHPLTMYQALEKAAQKTKKKIHLVQAGWFATPAIEKMFVEGAKEFCPSVNAVFIDGRPKETRKCIWHVADIFTSLSDNIQETFGITPIEALAAGVPVVATDWDGYRETVRDGKDGLLVRTSAPMAGAGIPLAQRYQGGVDSYDRYVGQVSLFTNVDTDHCAEQYLALIENDGLRKKMGEEGRRYVRSTFDWSVLIPVYQDLWQDLAERRPDNRVHYEHVAAPLHDDPFALFEHYPTDAITGETVMTLQVGAKGKVGRYLSNGLGNGVAHLLPTEDKLEDMLSLIENNGSMTVAEIAEQSQIKPSHMLLFAGWLAKMDLIKI from the coding sequence GTGTCGAATGATATGCGCAACGCAGCCATTTTTTATGAAGCTGATGGATTTCAAACTACAGGTGTTCGCCTTCTTGGACGGCAAGCGGCTGGCGAAAGTTTCCTGAAAGGCTATGCGTTACACGCAAATGTGGATAAATTTCATTGTCTGACGGACCGCCGCGAAAAATTCCTGCAATTTCAACAACAGGTCGCCGGATATCGCGGACAGCCTACTGCTTACAATTGGGTTCATCCATTAAGGCTTGAGCAGATGCGCGAAGCGGGGAGTGTGTTTTACTCTGGCCCCGGCATAACGCCCTTCGCCTGGCAACGTCGTTACACATCTCCTTCTGATTTCAGTTTATGTGGCCTGACCCACACGACTTGTTCTTATGAAGCGATCCATTCCATTACAGAACTGATGACAGGCCCTGTTGAAGAATGGGATGCCCTGATATGCACCTCACAATCAGTGAAGAAGACTGTAGATTACCTTCTTGATAATTGGGCCGAACATCTGGGAGAGAGAACGGGTGCGAAGCCAAAGGTGAGGGTACAATTGCCTGTTATCCCACTGGGTATAAACTGCGACGATTTCCTCGCAGACGATGAGACCGAAGCCTATGTTCGAAAATTTAAAACCGAACATGGGATAGGTGAGACAGATATTGTCATCCTTTATGTGGGGCGACTTGCCGCTCATGCAAAAGCACATCCACTTACAATGTATCAGGCACTTGAAAAAGCTGCTCAAAAAACCAAAAAGAAAATTCATCTGGTACAGGCGGGCTGGTTTGCCACGCCTGCCATTGAAAAAATGTTTGTTGAAGGGGCGAAGGAGTTTTGCCCTTCTGTGAACGCTGTTTTTATTGATGGACGTCCGAAAGAAACCAGAAAATGCATCTGGCATGTAGCGGACATTTTTACGTCTCTGTCCGACAATATTCAGGAAACTTTTGGCATTACACCAATTGAAGCGTTGGCAGCTGGGGTGCCTGTTGTCGCAACAGATTGGGATGGATACCGAGAGACTGTCCGCGACGGGAAAGACGGTTTACTCGTTAGGACGTCTGCACCTATGGCAGGGGCCGGTATTCCCCTTGCTCAGCGATACCAAGGCGGCGTGGATAGTTATGACAGGTATGTTGGGCAAGTCAGCCTATTTACCAACGTGGATACAGATCATTGTGCTGAACAGTATTTAGCCTTGATAGAAAATGATGGCCTTCGAAAGAAGATGGGGGAGGAGGGGCGTCGGTATGTGCGCTCAACTTTCGATTGGTCAGTTTTGATCCCGGTTTATCAGGACCTATGGCAGGACCTGGCTGAACGGCGTCCGGACAACCGCGTTCATTACGAACATGTTGCCGCCCCTTTACATGATGATCCATTTGCTTTGTTTGAACATTATCCAACAGATGCCATCACAGGAGAGACTGTAATGACGTTGCAGGTGGGGGCTAAGGGCAAAGTGGGACGATATTTGTCCAATGGTCTGGGGAATGGTGTGGCTCACCTTCTACCAACAGAAGACAAACTTGAAGATATGTTATCATTAATTGAAAATAACGGATCTATGACAGTCGCTGAGATAGCAGAACAATCCCAAATCAAGCCTTCTCACATGCTGTTGTTTGCAGGATGGCTTGCTAAGATGGATTTGATAAAAATCTAG
- a CDS encoding glycosyltransferase family protein, producing MTENNEARRILIYSHDSFGLGHLRRCRTLAHALVEQNQNLSVLILSGSPIIGSFDFRARVDFVRIPGIIKLRNGEYTSLSLHIDTEQTLAMRASIIKHTAETFDPDIFIVDKEPFGLRGEVEDTLRMLKDKGTRLVLGLRDVLDDPALLVPEWKRKNVLPALNELYDDIWIFGVEQLYNPLKELDLPANVKRKITYTGYLPRSVQQSVEPAILDEIDNPYILITVGGGGDGDLLTDWVLRAYEENPELPLNALFVLGPFMPPEVRANFRERINHIENATAVTFNNNMEQLMEKAEAVVAMGGYNTFCEVLSMDKRALIIPRTVPRLEQYIRATRAAELGLISVLVDDGARSSNTMATALKQLCQQKKPSEVVIPGLLDGLNNVNRLARLRFEESDRARKENTLAQSKSSQL from the coding sequence ATGACTGAAAATAACGAGGCACGGCGGATCCTGATCTATAGCCATGACTCATTTGGTCTTGGACATCTACGTCGATGCAGAACTCTCGCTCATGCGCTTGTTGAACAAAATCAAAACCTATCAGTCCTCATCCTTTCAGGATCACCGATTATCGGCAGTTTTGATTTCCGAGCGCGCGTGGATTTTGTCCGCATCCCCGGCATCATTAAACTGCGTAATGGCGAATACACATCTCTTAGTCTCCATATTGATACTGAACAGACATTGGCCATGCGGGCCTCCATCATCAAACATACAGCCGAGACTTTTGATCCCGATATCTTTATTGTCGATAAGGAACCTTTTGGCCTGCGTGGTGAAGTAGAAGATACCCTTCGTATGCTGAAAGATAAAGGGACGCGCCTCGTTCTTGGCCTTCGGGATGTACTTGACGACCCGGCCTTGCTGGTACCTGAATGGAAACGTAAAAATGTGCTTCCGGCGCTTAATGAACTTTACGACGATATTTGGATTTTTGGCGTAGAACAGCTGTACAATCCCCTTAAAGAGTTGGATTTGCCGGCAAACGTAAAACGAAAAATAACCTATACTGGATATTTGCCGAGATCAGTTCAACAGTCCGTTGAACCTGCCATTTTGGATGAAATTGACAACCCTTATATTCTGATAACGGTTGGAGGCGGAGGAGACGGTGACCTTCTGACGGATTGGGTGTTGCGTGCCTATGAAGAAAATCCAGAATTACCACTAAATGCGTTGTTCGTTCTTGGGCCTTTCATGCCACCAGAAGTTCGTGCCAATTTCAGAGAACGCATCAATCATATCGAAAATGCAACCGCTGTGACCTTTAACAACAACATGGAACAGTTGATGGAGAAAGCGGAAGCCGTGGTCGCCATGGGCGGATACAACACTTTCTGCGAAGTCCTTTCCATGGATAAACGTGCGCTTATCATTCCACGAACAGTACCGCGGCTTGAACAATATATTCGCGCCACCCGCGCTGCGGAGCTTGGTCTAATCAGTGTCCTTGTAGATGACGGTGCAAGATCATCGAACACCATGGCAACGGCCCTTAAACAGTTGTGTCAGCAGAAAAAGCCGTCAGAAGTTGTTATTCCCGGACTGCTTGACGGCTTGAATAATGTAAATCGGCTGGCCCGCCTTCGTTTTGAAGAAAGTGATCGCGCCCGCAAAGAAAACACGCTCGCCCAAAGCAAAAGCTCCCAATTGTGA
- a CDS encoding Flp family type IVb pilin, with protein sequence MKQLFVDFFLEEEGVTAVEYALLASAAAGAVTGIASGFYTDLGTFFDGITLSGDSSGSGSGGSQLP encoded by the coding sequence ATGAAACAGTTATTTGTTGATTTCTTTCTTGAAGAAGAAGGGGTTACAGCAGTCGAATATGCTTTGCTGGCGTCCGCCGCAGCTGGTGCCGTAACAGGGATTGCAAGCGGCTTTTACACGGATCTGGGTACATTTTTTGATGGTATTACGTTAAGCGGTGACAGTTCTGGCAGTGGCTCTGGCGGAAGCCAGCTGCCTTAA
- a CDS encoding prepilin peptidase gives MMTSPDISGIVISLILFGMSLLCLTIAYTDLVSRKIKNNHLIGLFVMALLLKSSTLGPVDILMDFTVSLIVTAATFILFLYRKMGAGDVKYIGVSFFVCGLQYMPEFSLVLFVSNIAIAIYTFSESLKFTWLTIANFLGVPALKEMALERNSIPFGVPISIANVLCIAWMM, from the coding sequence ATGATGACTTCACCCGATATCAGTGGAATAGTCATTTCGCTCATTTTGTTTGGCATGTCACTATTGTGTCTGACAATCGCTTACACTGATCTTGTAAGTCGCAAAATCAAAAATAATCATCTGATTGGATTGTTCGTGATGGCTTTGCTTTTAAAGTCATCCACATTGGGACCTGTTGATATCCTTATGGATTTCACGGTTTCTCTGATCGTTACAGCAGCGACTTTTATTTTGTTTCTTTACCGGAAAATGGGTGCCGGAGACGTCAAATATATTGGTGTCTCTTTCTTTGTTTGTGGTCTTCAGTATATGCCAGAATTTAGCCTGGTTCTTTTTGTCAGTAACATTGCTATCGCGATTTACACTTTCTCAGAAAGTTTGAAATTCACTTGGCTCACCATAGCTAATTTTCTGGGTGTTCCTGCGCTCAAGGAGATGGCCCTAGAAAGAAACTCAATTCCGTTCGGTGTTCCAATCTCTATCGCTAATGTTCTCTGCATTGCCTGGATGATGTGA